The Verrucomicrobiota bacterium nucleotide sequence GGTAAAAAGAAGACCGCTGACACAGATAAAGGAATAGCCACCGATCAAACTCGCTTTATCCAGAATGCGATCGTCGGGGAAGAAATAGTAGGTGATGGCAGGGAAGGCCAAAGTCAGCCCATAGAGCCCTGCATAGAGTAAATAGGCGGCAAAAAACTTACTTGCCACCAACTCGATGGAAGTAATCGGAGTCGTCAGTAAACTATCCATCAATCCCTGGCGCCGTTCTTCCGCAATGCTGCGCATAGTGAGCAATGGTACGAGAAAAACAACCGGTATGTAAAAAGCATTCAGAAAGATGTTCGAGGGGAGCATCTCTTGAGGTTCCTTGTTATAACCCTCCAATACGAATTGGTAAACCATTCCCATGATGATGAGAAAGAAAAATGCGGCCAGGTAGGTAGTCGGACTAAGAAGAATGGTTCTCAGTTCATGTTTTAAAAGAGTGAAAAAGTGTTTCATGGCTTAGCCCGCATTTCTCACGGAGTTGAGATGTTGAGGCTGACGACCGATAGGCGAAGGCGCGCACTGCTGTGCGTAACTAAGCCGGGAGGGAGGAATACTCGGCATCTCAGCCCGAAGATGCGCGCAAAATAGATGTTCATAGAGTGTAATTTGTTATAAAACCGCAAGTCGTTCATTCCTTTTACTTTTCTTAATTTTGTGAGCATCTGGTGAGATATGTGGCTTAGCCTTCTTTTTCCTCCTCCACTACGGCAACGGGCTCATTCTTTTGAAAAGGGACCGCTGTGAGTCTTTCCGGTTGATCGGCCAAAACCTCCCAGGACCGTTTGGTCGCTGCTAGAAAGATATCCTC carries:
- a CDS encoding ABC transporter permease, translated to MKHFFTLLKHELRTILLSPTTYLAAFFFLIIMGMVYQFVLEGYNKEPQEMLPSNIFLNAFYIPVVFLVPLLTMRSIAEERRQGLMDSLLTTPITSIELVASKFFAAYLLYAGLYGLTLAFPAITYYFFPDDRILDKASLIGGYSFICVSGLLFTSIGILASSVTRSQLIAGIFSFTLLFGLLFGENALGGIAGGYLDRFIILGSFLEFIQINGHVEDFSRGVIDTRPIVFYLSSTMIMLSIAVLAVDHKR